GCCGGGGTTTGCGCCCCATGCGGCCGGCCCCGACGCCGGACTCAGCGGCCGGTGAAGGCGGGCTTCCGCTTCTCGACGAAGGCGGCCATGCCCTCCTTCTGATCGTCGAAGGCGAACAGGGAGTGGAACAGGCGGCGCTCGAACACCACCCCTTGCGCCAGGGTCGTCTCGAAGGCGGCGTTGACCAGTTCCTTATTGGCCATGACGGCCAGGATCGATTGTCCGGCGATCTTGGCGGCGGCGGCGCGCGTCTCGTCCAGCAGGGCGTCAGACGGCACGACGCGCGACACCAGACCCGAGCGTTCGGCCTCGGCGGCGTCCATCATTCGGCCGGTCAGGCACATGTCCATCGCCTTGGCCTTGCCCACGGCGCGGGTCAGGCGCTGCGAGCCGCCGATGCCGGGCGCCACGCCCAGATTGATCTCGGGCTGGCCGAACTTGGCCGTCTCCGAGGCGATGATGAAGTCGCACAGCATGGCCAGCTCGCAGCCGCCGCCCAGGGCATAGCCCGAGACCGCCGCAATGATCGGCTTGCGGAAGCTCGCCACCCGATCATGGGCGCGGGCGAAGAAGTTGCCGCGGTACATGTCGGCATAGGCCTGGTCGGCCATCTCCTTGATGTCGGCGCCCGCCGCGAACGCCTTGGCCGAGCCGGT
Above is a window of Brevundimonas naejangsanensis DNA encoding:
- a CDS encoding enoyl-CoA hydratase → MADAYSTLLIERHADGYAVVTLNRPEALNALNTTLTGELGDFLENVADDDSVRCVVLTGSAKAFAAGADIKEMADQAYADMYRGNFFARAHDRVASFRKPIIAAVSGYALGGGCELAMLCDFIIASETAKFGQPEINLGVAPGIGGSQRLTRAVGKAKAMDMCLTGRMMDAAEAERSGLVSRVVPSDALLDETRAAAAKIAGQSILAVMANKELVNAAFETTLAQGVVFERRLFHSLFAFDDQKEGMAAFVEKRKPAFTGR